From a region of the Hippopotamus amphibius kiboko isolate mHipAmp2 chromosome 3, mHipAmp2.hap2, whole genome shotgun sequence genome:
- the LOC130848586 gene encoding olfactory receptor 4A47-like, translated as MEPRNNVTYFVLLGLTQNPKEQKVLFVMFLFFYILTLGGNLLIVMTITVSKTLNSPMYFFLACLSFIDLVYSSSISPRLISDLFFGKNTISLQTCMTQLFTERFFGGSEIILLLVMAYDRYVAICKPLRYLVIMRQRVCVVLLVVSCVGGFLHSVIQLSTIYGLPFCGPNVIDHFMCDMFPLLKLVCTDTYVIGILVVANGGLMCTVAFLFLLISYGVILHSLKNLSQEQRQKALQTCGSHITVVVCFFVPCIFMYVRPAKTFPIDKSLSVFYTVITPMLNPLIYSLRNSELTNAMKQLWRKKCHLKW; from the coding sequence ATGGAACCAAGGAACAATGTAACTTATTTTGTACTTCTGGGCCTCACACAGAATCCAAAGGAGCAGAAAGTCCTTTTTGTGATGTTCTTATTCTTCTACATCTTGACTCTGGGGGGAAACCTGCTCATTGTGATGACAATAACTGTCAGTAAGACCTTGAACTCACCAATGTACTTTTTTCTTGCTTGCTTATCATTTATAGACCTAGTTTATTCCTCTTCTATTTCCCCCAGATTGATCTCAGACTTGTTCTTTGGGAAAAATACTATATCGTTGCAAACTTGTATGACCCAGCTATTTACTGAGCGCTTTTTTGGTGGATCAGAGATCATTCTTTTGTtggtgatggcctatgaccgctatgtggccatctgtaagcccttGCGTTATTTGGTTATCATGAGGCAAAGGGTTTGTGTTGTGCTGCTGGTGGTGTCCTGTGTTGGAGGTTTTCTGCACTCAGTAATTCAGCTTAGCACTATTTATGGGCTCCCATTCTGTGGCCCCAATGTCATTGATCACTTTATGTGTGACATGTTCCCCTTATTGAAACTGGTCTGTACTGACACCTATGTCATTGGCATCTTAGTGGTGGCCAATGGAGGATTGATGTGCACTGTTGCATTTCTATTCTTACTCATCTCCTATGGAGTCATCTTGCACTCTCTAAAGAACCTGAGTCAGGAACAGAGGCAGAAAGCCCTTCAGACCTGTGGTTCCCACATCACTGTGGTTGTCTGCTTCTTTGTTCCCTGTATTTTCATGTATGTAAGACCTGCTAAGACTTTCCCTATTGACAAATCATTGAGTGTGTTTTATACAGTCATAACCCCTATGCTGAACCCATTAATCTACAGTCTAAGAAATTCTGAGTTGACTAATGCTATGAAGCAgctctggagaaaaaaatgtcatctcAAATGGTAA